One Paralichthys olivaceus isolate ysfri-2021 chromosome 8, ASM2471397v2, whole genome shotgun sequence genomic region harbors:
- the LOC109627451 gene encoding endonuclease V isoform X5, with product MSAPPAEELVAQWRSEQARLRQQVVEEDTEDWQATPGFSGLKRVGGVDLSFIKGDDVNACAQLVVLSYPDLEVLYEDSQMVTLTAPYIAGFLAFRETPFLLDALQWLQRTQPTLVPQVVFVDGNGLFHYREFGLACHLGVLSGLPCVGVAKNLLQVQGVYKSEEHQLQIAALQKGGDSFPLTAASGKVLGKALRSSDRSSKPVYVSLGHKISLDTAVRLTHSCCRYRVPEPIRQADCRSREYLRRHFPSADTAAHLQRMRSEV from the exons tgAGCAGGCTCGTCTGAGACagcaggtggtggaggaggacacTGAGGACTGGCAGGCGACCCCAGGCTTCTCTGGCCTGAAGAGAGTGGGTGGAGTGGACCTCTCTTTCATCAAAGGGGATGACGTCAACGCCTGTGCCCAGCTTGTAGTGCTCAGCTACCCCGACCTGGAG GTTCTGTATGAGGACAGTCAGATGGTGACTCTGACAGCCCCCTATATAGCTGGTTTCCTGGCCTTCAGAGAAACCCCCTTCCTCCTGGACGCTCTGCAGTGGCTGCAGAGGACGCAGCCCACACTTGTCCCTCAG GTGGTGTTTGTGGATGGGAACGGTCTCTTCCACTACAGAG AGTTCGGCCTGGCGTGTCATCTGGGAGTGCTATCAGGGCTGCCGTGTGTGGGCGTGGCCAAGAACCTGCTGCAGGTGCAGGGTGTGTACAAGAGTGAGGAGCACCAGTTGCAG ATCGCTGCTCTGCAGAAAGGAGGAGACAGCTTCCCACTCACTGCCGCCTCAGGCAAAGTGCTCGGAAAG GCGCTGCGCAGCTCTGATAGGAGCTCCAAGCCAGTTTACGTGTCCTTGGGCCACAAGATCAGTCTGGACACAGCTGTACGcctcacacactcctgctgccGCTACCGGGTCCCCGAGCCCATcagacag GCCGACTGTCGCTCCAGAGAATACCTTCGCAGACACTTCCCATCTGcagacacagcagcacatttaCAAAGAATGAG
- the LOC109627451 gene encoding endonuclease V isoform X6 yields the protein MSAPPAEELVAQWRSEQARLRQQVVEEDTEDWQATPGFSGLKRVGGVDLSFIKGDDVNACAQLVVLSYPDLEVLYEDSQMVTLTAPYIAGFLAFRETPFLLDALQWLQRTQPTLVPQVVFVDGNGLFHYREFGLACHLGVLSGLPCVGVAKNLLQVQGVYKSEEHQLQIAALQKGGDSFPLTAASGKVLGKALRSSDRSSKPVYVSLGHKISLDTAVRLTHSCCRYRVPEPIRQADCRSREYLRRHFPSADTAAHLQRMRWL from the exons tgAGCAGGCTCGTCTGAGACagcaggtggtggaggaggacacTGAGGACTGGCAGGCGACCCCAGGCTTCTCTGGCCTGAAGAGAGTGGGTGGAGTGGACCTCTCTTTCATCAAAGGGGATGACGTCAACGCCTGTGCCCAGCTTGTAGTGCTCAGCTACCCCGACCTGGAG GTTCTGTATGAGGACAGTCAGATGGTGACTCTGACAGCCCCCTATATAGCTGGTTTCCTGGCCTTCAGAGAAACCCCCTTCCTCCTGGACGCTCTGCAGTGGCTGCAGAGGACGCAGCCCACACTTGTCCCTCAG GTGGTGTTTGTGGATGGGAACGGTCTCTTCCACTACAGAG AGTTCGGCCTGGCGTGTCATCTGGGAGTGCTATCAGGGCTGCCGTGTGTGGGCGTGGCCAAGAACCTGCTGCAGGTGCAGGGTGTGTACAAGAGTGAGGAGCACCAGTTGCAG ATCGCTGCTCTGCAGAAAGGAGGAGACAGCTTCCCACTCACTGCCGCCTCAGGCAAAGTGCTCGGAAAG GCGCTGCGCAGCTCTGATAGGAGCTCCAAGCCAGTTTACGTGTCCTTGGGCCACAAGATCAGTCTGGACACAGCTGTACGcctcacacactcctgctgccGCTACCGGGTCCCCGAGCCCATcagacag GCCGACTGTCGCTCCAGAGAATACCTTCGCAGACACTTCCCATCTGcagacacagcagcacatttaCAAAGAATGAG GTGGCTTTAA
- the LOC109627451 gene encoding endonuclease V isoform X1, which translates to MSAPPAEELVAQWRSEQARLRQQVVEEDTEDWQATPGFSGLKRVGGVDLSFIKGDDVNACAQLVVLSYPDLEVLYEDSQMVTLTAPYIAGFLAFRETPFLLDALQWLQRTQPTLVPQVVFVDGNGLFHYREFGLACHLGVLSGLPCVGVAKNLLQVQGVYKSEEHQLQIAALQKGGDSFPLTAASGKVLGKALRSSDRSSKPVYVSLGHKISLDTAVRLTHSCCRYRVPEPIRQADCRSREYLRRHFPSADTAAHLQRMRAFKAKSDMRKLWARRWLRETPTCTRGEISTANGC; encoded by the exons tgAGCAGGCTCGTCTGAGACagcaggtggtggaggaggacacTGAGGACTGGCAGGCGACCCCAGGCTTCTCTGGCCTGAAGAGAGTGGGTGGAGTGGACCTCTCTTTCATCAAAGGGGATGACGTCAACGCCTGTGCCCAGCTTGTAGTGCTCAGCTACCCCGACCTGGAG GTTCTGTATGAGGACAGTCAGATGGTGACTCTGACAGCCCCCTATATAGCTGGTTTCCTGGCCTTCAGAGAAACCCCCTTCCTCCTGGACGCTCTGCAGTGGCTGCAGAGGACGCAGCCCACACTTGTCCCTCAG GTGGTGTTTGTGGATGGGAACGGTCTCTTCCACTACAGAG AGTTCGGCCTGGCGTGTCATCTGGGAGTGCTATCAGGGCTGCCGTGTGTGGGCGTGGCCAAGAACCTGCTGCAGGTGCAGGGTGTGTACAAGAGTGAGGAGCACCAGTTGCAG ATCGCTGCTCTGCAGAAAGGAGGAGACAGCTTCCCACTCACTGCCGCCTCAGGCAAAGTGCTCGGAAAG GCGCTGCGCAGCTCTGATAGGAGCTCCAAGCCAGTTTACGTGTCCTTGGGCCACAAGATCAGTCTGGACACAGCTGTACGcctcacacactcctgctgccGCTACCGGGTCCCCGAGCCCATcagacag GCCGACTGTCGCTCCAGAGAATACCTTCGCAGACACTTCCCATCTGcagacacagcagcacatttaCAAAGAATGAG agcttttaagGCAAAGAGTGACATGAGAAAGCTGTGGGCACGGAGGTGGCTCAGAGAGACCCCCACTTGTACCAGGGGAGAAATCAGCACAGCTAATGGCTGTTAG